A window of the Canis lupus baileyi chromosome 8, mCanLup2.hap1, whole genome shotgun sequence genome harbors these coding sequences:
- the LOC140637727 gene encoding small ribosomal subunit protein uS12-like, producing the protein MPLFCSGKCLCPTRKLCSHGQDQKWHDKQYKKAYLGTALKTNPFGGISHAKGIVLEKVGVEVKQPNSAIRKCAGVQLIKNGKKKKNHCLCTLYGCLNFIEENYEVLVAGFGHKGHAVDDIPGIGIKVVKVDNASLLVLYEGKKERRRSSVLMVKTQQ; encoded by the coding sequence ATGCCTCTTTTTTGCTCAGGGAAGTGTCTCTGTCCCACCAGGAAGCTCTGCAGCCATGGACAAGATCAGAAGTGGCATGATAAACAGTACAAGAAAGCCTATTTGGGCACAGCCCTGAAGACCAACCCTTTTGGAGGCATTTCCCATGCAAAAGGAATTGTGCTGGAAAAAGTAGGGGTTGAAGTCAAGCAGCCAAATTCTGCCATCAGGAAGTGTGCTGGGGTCCAGCTGatcaagaatgggaaaaaaaaaaaaaatcactgcctttGTACTCTTTATGGttgtttgaattttattgagGAAAATTATGAGGTTCTGGTTGCTGGATTTGGTCACAAAGGTCATGCTGTGGATGACATTCCTGGAATTGGCATTAAGGTTGTCAAAGTAGACAATGCCTCTCTTTTGGTCTTATACGAAGGCAAGAAGGAAAGACGAAGATCCTCAGTTTTGATGGTGAAAACACAACAGTAA